From Paraglaciecola sp. L1A13:
CGTCAAGGCACTAGTGGAAAAGGGGTTTGTTAGCCAATTAGAGCGGGTACCGTCACTAGATACCAATTGGCTGGCGCATTTGAGTATTGGCGATAAACCCACACCGAATATTGAACAAGCCATCGCCATTAGCCAAATCACTGGAAAAATTGGTCAATATGCCAGTTTTTTAATTGAGGGGGTAACAGGAAGCGGAAAAACCGAAGTTTATCTGCAAGCCATAGAAAGTGTGTTAAGCAAAGGGCAACAGGTGCTTATTTTAGTACCGGAAATAGGTTTGACCCCACAAACAGTGCAGCGTTTCGCTGAGCGTTTTAATGTACCTGTGGGTATTTTGCATTCAAATCTGACTGACAATGAGCGCTTACTCGTTTGGCAACAAAGTTATGCTGGTCAGCTTCCCATTATTATTGGTACGCGCTCAGCCATTTTCACCCCCATGCGCAACCCAGGTATGTTAATTGTTGATGAAGAGCACGACGCATCTTATAAGCAGCAAGATGGTCTGCGTTATCATGCTCGTGACTTAGCCGTTATGCGCGCCGTTCAAGAAAATATTCCTCTAGTGCTCGGCTCTGCAACCCCAGCACTTGAGTCACTCAACAATGCACTGAATGGTAAATATGAACATCTTATTTTGAATGAGCGGGCGGGCAATGCCTCGCACCCAAAACAGCAAGTGCTGGATATCCGTAACCAACCTTTAGAATTTGGCCTAGCAAAAGGCATTATCGAGCGCATTGGTCAGCATTTAGCACAAGAAAGTCAGGTAATGTTATTTATTAACCGTCGCGGTTATGCTCCAGCATTAGTCTGTCACACATGCGGTCATGTGGAAGAATGTCCAGGATGTAATAAACCGTATACCTTGCACAAGCAGCTTTACAAATTACAGTGCCACCACTGTGGCAGCGCCAAAGCGATTCCCAAGCGCTGCCAAAGCTGTGGTGGTACTGAACTTGGCGCCATGGGTGTCGGTACAGAACAACTAGAGCAAGGTTTACAACAGCTTTTCCCGCAATATAAGAGTGTGCGCATCGACAGTGATAGTGCTAGGGGTAAAAACCGTCTTAACGACATGTTGGATAAAATTAATCGTAACGAATACCAAATTCTTATCGGCACACAAATATTGTCCAAAGGACATCACTTCCCAAACGTTACGTTGGTGGTAATCTTAGAAGTAGACGGCGCTCTTTTTAGCGCTGATTATCGGGCAGCAGAGCATCTTGCCCAACTGGTCACGCAATTAGCTGGGCGTGCTGGGCGTGCTGAAAAACCCGGCGAAATGTGGCTACAAACTCATGACCCTAGTCATCCCTTGCTACAAGATTTGCTCAATAATGGTTATTCTCACTTTGCTCGCTATGCATTACTTGAACGCCAGCAAGCAATGTTGCCACCTCATACTTATCAGGCACTGTTTCGAGCTCAATCAACTGATGCTCGCTTAGCCAATCAATTGCTAATTGATATCGCGACTCAATTTAGCTATTCAAAACATGTCCAGTGCATCGGCCCGCTGCCTGCTTTGATGGAAAAGCGCCAAGGTAAATTTCGCATGCAGTTAGTATTAATGAGCAACAATCGTGGCGCACTGCAACATGCTTTGGCACACGCCATGCCTAATATCGAACAACTGCCTCTGGCGACTAAAGTACGTTGGGCATTGGACGTCGACCCACAAGATTTCATGTAACATCCTTGGGGATAAACGCTTCAATCAACAATACAACCGTCAATAGCTGATGTTATTTCACCTTAATACTAAATTGTGATTGAGGATTAATCTGAGCAGGGTAAAATCCGCGACTCTTCTAGCCTTAGTATTCGGATGTTAAAGATGGCTCACAAAGATTATGTCGCCCGAGGGCGTAACCCTAAAACCCCTCCAGAACCAGAAAAGCGCGCTTTACCTTGGGTTCGTATTGTCGTCACGTTGGCATTGCTCTTCGGTTTTGGCTACTTTTTATGGTCAATAAATGACAAAGCGGAAGATCCTGCCCATAAAAAAGCCAGTACCAAAAGTGAACAAGTTGACCCTTTACCTGATGCACCAGAAGAAGAATGGGAATTCATCAAAACCTTGCCTGAATATAGTGTTGAAGTTGACGTAGAAGAACGCGAAGCATCAGAAAAACGTTATTTGATGCAGTGTGGATCCTTTAGAAAACAAGGCCAGGCAGAGGAATTAAAGGCACGTATTGCCTTTCAAGGTTTGGAAGCACAAGTGCGTGCCAGTGATGGCTCATCAGGACGCTGGTATCGCGTTATTATTGGTCCATACGAAAGCAAACGATTAGCCGAAAAGCAACGTCATACATTACAGCGAGCAAAAATAAACGGCTGCCAAATCTGGTTGTGGAATTTATAAACGCATCCTTCATACCGCTTATGTAACCTCTCGATAAAAGAGCTGCTGTTTGGTAGCTCTTTTTAGTTCGGGGCGTTTACGTTTTGACTATTCTTCGTTACTTGAAAATTTATGATTGCTCCCCACATCTAAGGCAATTGTTGTAATGCCCAATCCCATTTTAGTGTGCATTGCTGTTAAACCATTGAGGAATTTCTGTGACTACAATCGTATCTGTACGTCGCGGTAACCAAGTTGTTATCGCTGGCGATGGCCAAGTTTCACTTGGCAACACCGTAATGAAAGGCAACGCAAAGAAAGTGCGCCGTCTTTATCATGACAAAGTCATTGCTGGCTTTGCTGGCGGTACTGCTGACGCCTTCACTTTATTCGAACGTTTCGAGTCAAAATTAGAAATGCATCAGGGCAACCTAACACGTGCAGCAGTCGAATTAGCCAAAGATTGGCGAACTGACCGCATGCTGCGCAAACTCGAGGCTTTATTGGCTGTAGCCGACGAGACGGCTTCTTTTATTATCACCGGGAACGGTGACGTTGTTCAGCCAGAAAACGACCTAATTGCTATCGGTTCAGGTGGACCTTACGCTCAAGCTGCTGCGAGTGCCCTACTAGAAAATACTGAATTAACCGCAGAGGAAATAGCCCAAAAAGCCTTAACTATTGCCGGTGACATTTGCGTGTTTACCAACCATAGCCAAACCATAGAAAAAATTGATTACTAACGTTCGTTGTTTTTAGACGAGCCAGACGCCGTACACGCGGCTGTTCAAGTCCAAACATATAAGGGTTAACTTATGTCAGAAATGACCCCAAGAGAAATTGTCCACGAATTGGACCGCCATATCATTGGCCAAAAAAATGCAAAACGTGCCGTATCAGTTGCTTTACGTAACCGCTGGAGACGTATGCAGTTAGACGGTGATTTACGCCAAGAAGTCACGCCAAAAAATATTTTGATGATCGGCCCCACAGGTGTGGGTAAAACTGAAATCGCTCGTCGTTTAGCAAAATTGGCTAACGCGCCGTTTATTAAAGTGGAAGCGACCAAATTTACCGAAGTGGGTTACGTCGGTAAAGAAGTCGAAACTATTATTCGTGATCTTGCTGATATCGCGGTGAAAATGGCCAAAGAGCAAGAAACGACAAAAGTTAAATACCGCGCTGAAGAAGCCGCTGAAGAGCGTATTTTAGACGTATTATTGCCACCAGCAGAGAATCAGTGGGGCGAAAAAGAAAAGAGTGAAGATAAAGGCACCCGCCAGACTTTCCGTAAGAAATTACGAGAAGGTCAGCTAGACGATAAAGAAATCGAAATCGATGTGGCTTTACCTCAGGTCGGCGTAGAAATTATGGCCCCTCCAGGCATGGAAGAAATGACCAACCAATTACAAGGCATGTTCCAAAATCTATCTGGATCCCAGAAGAAAAAGAAAAAGCTTAAGATCAAGGAGGCCTTCAAACTATTAATTGAGGAAGAAGCCGCGCGCTTGGTCAATCAAGAAGACTTGAAAGCCAACGCCATTGAGTCCCTTGAACAAAACGGTATTGTTTTTATCGATGAAATCGACAAAATTTGTAAACGCGAAGGCTCTACCAGTGGTGGCGATGTTTCTCGCGAAGGTGTTCAGCGTGACTTGTTGCCTTTAGTGGAAGGCTCAACGGTATCCACTAAACACGGTATGGTGAAAACCGACCACATCTTGTTCATTGCATCAGGTGCATTTCAGATGGTCAAGCCTTCTGATTTAATCCCAGAGTTGCAGGGCCGTTTGCCTATTCGTGTTGAGTTAGAAGCTCTAACAGCTCATGATTTCATACGTATTTTAACGGAGCCAAACGCGTCCCTTACTGAGCAATATATCGCTTTGCTTAAAACTGAAGGCGTTGACGTTGAGTTTACCGAAGAAGGTATTGAGCGTATTGCTCAGGCTGCATGGCAAGTTAATGAACGTACTGAAAACATTGGCGCTCGTCGTTTGCACACAGTAATGGAGCGTCTAATGGAAGATATCTCATTTGATGCCTCTGAAAAAAGTGGCGAACAGCTCACCGTCGATGCGAAATACGTGAATGATCACCTAGAAATGCTGGTTGAAAACGAAGATTTAAGCCGCTTTATTTTATAATCGACTTAAAACAACTATCAACAGAAATCCTAAAGACGAAGTCAGCTTAATGGCTCCGTCTTTTTTTTGCCCATCGAACCTGCCCTATCTGTTTTACCAATAGAATATTTAGCCACAACATTAAACATACTATGTTTATTTGAACCAACAAGGTAAAGGTCTCGAGCGTGCTGCAAACCACGGTATTTTGTCCACAGAGGTAGGCAATTCACCAGGTCAAATAGCCAGCGCTCAAGGCGTTTTACTTAGTATTCAAGCGTGTAGACAAATCTATCAGCGCAGAGTTGGCTCCAATTCGGCTGCTTTTTCGCAAAGTATAAACACATACTTACATGTGGGCTTAGGAACATGCGACTAAATAGATTCTGCTAAAGTGCGTTGGAGCAATGGTGAAATAGAAGAACTTACTCTTTATCAAGAGGGTGAAAAAATATCCATTGCCGCAAAATACTAACCGCGACCGCGCCTCTAAATACGTTTACGCGGCTTACTTACCCAAACAAGCATAAACTTGCTTAATCAAGTTTTGGCTGCGTGCGTCACCAACTAAATCTGGGCTCATTTGATTACACACATAGCCCATAGATAAACGGTTAATTGGATCATGACAGCCAAACGAACCGCCCCATCCGCTATGTCCAAAGGTCTTGGGCTCTTTACCATAAGTATTGGCTAACGAATTAACGACCAAACCCATCGCCCAGTGTACAGGCAAGCCAATTAAGTCATCCGAGCGGGTGCTCTGTACTTCGGTAGTTTTAGCTAGGATTTCAGCACTAATTAGGCCTTTATCAGCACTGTATAATTCATACAGGCTAGCCACCGCATTTGCGCTGCCATGGCCGTTTACTGCCGGTAATTGAGCACAGCGAGTTTGGCTTTTTAGCATAAAATCAGCTCGTAACACTGGATTCGTCATGCTCGCGAGCGCATAACTAGGCATATTTTTAGGCATTGAAGGAGCACGCGTTGGGGCAAATAAGTCAGCGATTCTAGCATGTTGACTTTCCGGTAAACCGATATGAAAGTCGATGTTATTTGTTTGACAAATTTTTTGTTGGAGATATTCGCCTATGGTCAATCCCGATACTCGGCGAACCACTTCCCCCACTAAGAATCCAAACGTAAGCGCTTGATAGCATGTTCTAGAACCCGGTGGAAAGAACGGTGTTTGAGCCGCAAGTTTCGTACAACATAGTTCCCAATCAAGTAAATCATCTAAAGTGGTGGGCGTTTCAAATGCGTTCAGACCTGACTGATGTGACAGCACTTGCGCTAAAGTTATGTCTTGCTTGCCGTTGTTGGCAAATTCAGGCCAGTGCGCAGCGATACAATCACTGTACCGCAAACGCCCCAGCTCGACTAAATGCGCAATACACAGTGCAGCTATGCCTTTAGTCGTTGAGAATACATTGACTAGGGTGTCTTGTTGCCAAGGAGCGAGCGCTGCGTTTCGAGTACCGGCGTGTATATCAACGACAAGCTTTCCTTGATGAAAAAGGGTAAATGCCGCACCTTGCTCGGGCGTTGCGCTTTGTGGCTCAAAATTAGCTTTGAATGCGTCAACCACTAAATTAAATTCAGGCTCCCAAATACCTTTTATTTCAATTGATGACATAAAATACTCCCACTGTAATGGCAACTATCAGTGCGTAATCACCTTGCTATTGAACCTTTTTAACACGGTTAAATGCTTATGTAATATCAGCGTTTTTTATGTCTATTTATTAGCCGCTCAGTAGATGCAGAACCGCGACTTTAGCTACAATCGAACTAACGGACATTGCGTCGCCGCTTTGTTGCTTAAAATTGCTGCATCATGGGTCAAGGTAGAAATTTGTTGCTGCGTATCAAGCGCATTAACATCATCTGGTTGGTAAGCTAACGCTTTATCAATCATAATTTTTGCTTGGCTCACACAGCCCAATCGAGCTAACGCATAAGCGTAATTATTCAAATAAGGCACATTATCTTGTGCATATTCATAGCCCTTTTGATACCAAATGACAGCTTGTTGTAGGTCAACCGTTAGGTAATCATTAGCGAGTAAAAAGTAACTTAACCAATAGTCTGGCCACGTCGATATAGCAGTTTGTAGGGAGGTACGCCCAGCTTGCTTTTGCCCAGTACTTAACAAATCTTGAGCAGCTTGGGTATAAGCAAGTGGCGTAAATTGACTGCTTATTTTGTCAGGAGGAACCGCTGCCAAAAGCCAATAATCCCCTCGAGCCCAAGTACGCTCAAAGGTAGTAAAATTAAGTCTATGTCGCTTAGTTTCCCCTGTATGCAGAATGACTTCTTGTGCGCTTATGTCGTAACCGATAACGACTGCATAGTGCCACATAGGTAACCAAGAAATAGACACGTTTTGCAAAACGACTACTGGAATATCATCGCGAATAAGCCCCAATAACTGTTGAAAGCTTCCTCTTTTGGCGTAAGCCAATAGGCCCTGTTGGCGACTCGCAGAGACCATTTCAAGTTGCAAACTACCCTCTAATGCGGGTACAAATAAATTAGGCGCAATGTCTTGCGGCGTTGAATCCGCACCATAGAAATTAAACACTTCGGCTAATGTGGTAGGGCCGCAATAGAACGCTTGCTGGGAATAAAACGGCACATTGGCAATTTCATATTTATCAGCAAAGTTGTGCTCATTAGCGAGTAGCTGCTGGGTTTGTGGGGCGCTTTGACACGCGCACAATATACCTAAAAGGCTGACAATGATGCCAGCCCTCCAACCATTAAGCATAATATTGATGTCTCTCGATAAAGCCAATATTAAGAATTAATTGGTCGAATGAAGGGATAAACGTCAGTCACACCGAATAAATCAAGTAAAGCAACCACGGCTAACACCGTAATAATGGCGCCGACGATGCCACCTGCGGGCATGGTATTCATCTGCTCGTTCAGTGAATTTAACTCGCCTTGTGTCATGTTATTGATGCGGTTTTTGGCATCAACTGGATTAACGCCTAGTTGTTCAAGCTGCGCTAACACATCTTGGCTATCAACCATTGCCAGCACTTGCTGCTTACTAAATTGATATTGCGCCTGATTCAGTACGTCATTTGAGGTATACACACCAGCTGAAGCTGTACCTAGGCTGATAGTTAACAATAATGCGCTAATGAGTGTGATTAGTTTAGTCATGGTGTTCTCTTTTTAAGTTATTAAATGTGGGCCAATTCGATCGTGACATATTCACGAGGCTCCAACACTTGTATTTATCAGTATCGGTGAGGATACACCTGTCGGTCAGTAAGGTAACAACACATTGTTATGACTGATCTACTTCAAGCACATTTACAAGTACTGTGCCAATAGAGTAAGCGATTAAGACGCACGGATTAATTGTTTAAATAACAATAAGTTAATAAGGTTAAAATAATATGCAGGTTTAGCGGCTGTCGCAAATAACCAACGAAAAAAGAAAAGCCTACGTGACTTATGTAATTAGTTCACGGTACACAAATCCACGCTAGGGGCCAATCAGAATCGACCGCAGGTTATGGGCTAACTAATGTAGTGTATTGATTTTCGCTTGATATAGCTTTTTATCGTCAGACAGATACGAAATCTGCATCGCTGTTTTCAGCGATGCTTTGGCATGACCCAATTCGCCTAGCTGATATTGCGCTTTCGCCAAACCAAAAAAGCTTTCATGTAAGTATGGCGCTATAAGAGCGGCCTTTTGGTAATAACGGGCTGCTTTCCTATGATGACCTTGTTGATAGTTCTGGTCAGCAAGGTCAATCCAACTATAGGGGTTGTCATCATCTGCATTCTCAATCAGCCCACGCCAATGAGTGGCGTCCTCAAAACGTCCCGCTTCTTCCAATAGGTTTACATAATTCCATATCATGTCGATCGACTGAAGCTCATGATCGATGGCGAACCGATATATTTTTTCTGCTTGCGCAAAGTTATCTGCATGCTTATACAAAACAGCGAGCGTATTAAGCGTAGCGGAGTTAGATTTTGACTGAGATAACGCTGCGTTTAAAAGCGAAAACGCGCGATCATATGCATGGTTAATGAGTGCTTCACTGGCTAGATTCTGATAGAACATCGAAACAAAATTCTGGCGAGAAACGGAACTCCCTACTACGTCACCCTGTTGAGGAAAGTAGTCAACAATTAACTGGGGAGTTCTGAAATAAATGAAATCCGGGTCTTTAACAAAATTCGGCTCATGTAACACAGTCCGCACATGAGAAGACAGCGTCATTACGCTGCTATAACGCTGATAAATAGGCGCTGAGTTGACTTTTTGATATTCGATATCAACGCCAACCAGTTCAGCAAGAGCCGTGGTCAAAATAGCCAACGATAAACAATTCCCAGCTTGGTTAGTCAAACTCTGTGCTGCCATGAAAGTATCACCACGAAAATCAAAGCTAGCCGTATATTGACTCAAATAATCATATAAGCGTTCATGACCTTTCACATCGGCATTTGCTGGGTCGTTATAGTAATTTAAAAAATTCTGTTGCTGACTAGGAGTAAGAGAGAATATATCTACAACGCTGGGGACGTTTTGCAGTTTGAAGTAGTCTTTAGGGATTTCTAAATCAGTATTCTTAGCTGTTTCAACATAAACCGCTTTGCTAGGTGTATGACTACTGCACCCAACTAATACAAGAACGGCTAATATAATCGCAGCTAAACACCTGTCATAAATAAACCGCATTTAACATCCTGTTTTCAATGGAGATAACACTTAAAACGAGTATTTGCTATTTGCACACAAAACACAATCCCCCTAATGACAGAGTTTCCTTCTGCTAATTTCCCTCACATGGGTAGGCTTTTTTAACGGCTTCGTATACCTCACTTTCCATAGTCTGCCTATGGTTTAGCTCATTTGGTAAAGCATTCACTACCGACACAACCACGTCATGATCGACATCCGCATCGGGCAAGCAAAATTTAGCTAAATAGGTTTCGGCATCAGTCGCTCTTGAGTTACCTACTCGGGTTCGTATAGCTCGTTGAGAAAACGAACTCATCCCTTTATTGTCTTCTAATCCACGCATTATCTGAGTGTCTGTGAGCACAGCTCCGTGTAAGAAGCCCTTAATAAATTGGTAACAAGTTGAGCTGGGTAATTGCTTTATATTTTGCTGATTAGCGGATTCAGATTTCAGCACTTGGCAACTCTGCCACACTCCATGCGTAGCGTCATTGCCTCTCGAGGCTT
This genomic window contains:
- a CDS encoding serine hydrolase domain-containing protein, with amino-acid sequence MSSIEIKGIWEPEFNLVVDAFKANFEPQSATPEQGAAFTLFHQGKLVVDIHAGTRNAALAPWQQDTLVNVFSTTKGIAALCIAHLVELGRLRYSDCIAAHWPEFANNGKQDITLAQVLSHQSGLNAFETPTTLDDLLDWELCCTKLAAQTPFFPPGSRTCYQALTFGFLVGEVVRRVSGLTIGEYLQQKICQTNNIDFHIGLPESQHARIADLFAPTRAPSMPKNMPSYALASMTNPVLRADFMLKSQTRCAQLPAVNGHGSANAVASLYELYSADKGLISAEILAKTTEVQSTRSDDLIGLPVHWAMGLVVNSLANTYGKEPKTFGHSGWGGSFGCHDPINRLSMGYVCNQMSPDLVGDARSQNLIKQVYACLGK
- a CDS encoding lipopolysaccharide assembly protein LapB, with protein sequence MRFIYDRCLAAIILAVLVLVGCSSHTPSKAVYVETAKNTDLEIPKDYFKLQNVPSVVDIFSLTPSQQQNFLNYYNDPANADVKGHERLYDYLSQYTASFDFRGDTFMAAQSLTNQAGNCLSLAILTTALAELVGVDIEYQKVNSAPIYQRYSSVMTLSSHVRTVLHEPNFVKDPDFIYFRTPQLIVDYFPQQGDVVGSSVSRQNFVSMFYQNLASEALINHAYDRAFSLLNAALSQSKSNSATLNTLAVLYKHADNFAQAEKIYRFAIDHELQSIDMIWNYVNLLEEAGRFEDATHWRGLIENADDDNPYSWIDLADQNYQQGHHRKAARYYQKAALIAPYLHESFFGLAKAQYQLGELGHAKASLKTAMQISYLSDDKKLYQAKINTLH
- the hslV gene encoding ATP-dependent protease subunit HslV — translated: MTTIVSVRRGNQVVIAGDGQVSLGNTVMKGNAKKVRRLYHDKVIAGFAGGTADAFTLFERFESKLEMHQGNLTRAAVELAKDWRTDRMLRKLEALLAVADETASFIITGNGDVVQPENDLIAIGSGGPYAQAAASALLENTELTAEEIAQKALTIAGDICVFTNHSQTIEKIDY
- a CDS encoding SPOR domain-containing protein, giving the protein MAHKDYVARGRNPKTPPEPEKRALPWVRIVVTLALLFGFGYFLWSINDKAEDPAHKKASTKSEQVDPLPDAPEEEWEFIKTLPEYSVEVDVEEREASEKRYLMQCGSFRKQGQAEELKARIAFQGLEAQVRASDGSSGRWYRVIIGPYESKRLAEKQRHTLQRAKINGCQIWLWNL
- a CDS encoding Rap1a/Tai family immunity protein; amino-acid sequence: MHNLSIKNFVNNKSYQVIFLSLGLAVLPNVSSAMMDTKASRGNDATHGVWQSCQVLKSESANQQNIKQLPSSTCYQFIKGFLHGAVLTDTQIMRGLEDNKGMSSFSQRAIRTRVGNSRATDAETYLAKFCLPDADVDHDVVVSVVNALPNELNHRQTMESEVYEAVKKAYPCEGN
- a CDS encoding PA2779 family protein, translating into MTKLITLISALLLTISLGTASAGVYTSNDVLNQAQYQFSKQQVLAMVDSQDVLAQLEQLGVNPVDAKNRINNMTQGELNSLNEQMNTMPAGGIVGAIITVLAVVALLDLFGVTDVYPFIRPINS
- the hslU gene encoding HslU--HslV peptidase ATPase subunit — protein: MSEMTPREIVHELDRHIIGQKNAKRAVSVALRNRWRRMQLDGDLRQEVTPKNILMIGPTGVGKTEIARRLAKLANAPFIKVEATKFTEVGYVGKEVETIIRDLADIAVKMAKEQETTKVKYRAEEAAEERILDVLLPPAENQWGEKEKSEDKGTRQTFRKKLREGQLDDKEIEIDVALPQVGVEIMAPPGMEEMTNQLQGMFQNLSGSQKKKKKLKIKEAFKLLIEEEAARLVNQEDLKANAIESLEQNGIVFIDEIDKICKREGSTSGGDVSREGVQRDLLPLVEGSTVSTKHGMVKTDHILFIASGAFQMVKPSDLIPELQGRLPIRVELEALTAHDFIRILTEPNASLTEQYIALLKTEGVDVEFTEEGIERIAQAAWQVNERTENIGARRLHTVMERLMEDISFDASEKSGEQLTVDAKYVNDHLEMLVENEDLSRFIL
- the priA gene encoding primosomal protein N', which gives rise to MPIICVAVPVPKRQFFEYHHTSALEPGIRVRVPFGPRQLIGVVLDTTEHSQWQSNKIKAIIEVLDSESIFSPVQLKLCQWLSQYYQHPIGDVLHSAMPVSLRKGGSSQPKPVSYLRITEEGQQTSPESLGKARKQQQLLVQLQKGEIRYSSVMSEYASTTVKALVEKGFVSQLERVPSLDTNWLAHLSIGDKPTPNIEQAIAISQITGKIGQYASFLIEGVTGSGKTEVYLQAIESVLSKGQQVLILVPEIGLTPQTVQRFAERFNVPVGILHSNLTDNERLLVWQQSYAGQLPIIIGTRSAIFTPMRNPGMLIVDEEHDASYKQQDGLRYHARDLAVMRAVQENIPLVLGSATPALESLNNALNGKYEHLILNERAGNASHPKQQVLDIRNQPLEFGLAKGIIERIGQHLAQESQVMLFINRRGYAPALVCHTCGHVEECPGCNKPYTLHKQLYKLQCHHCGSAKAIPKRCQSCGGTELGAMGVGTEQLEQGLQQLFPQYKSVRIDSDSARGKNRLNDMLDKINRNEYQILIGTQILSKGHHFPNVTLVVILEVDGALFSADYRAAEHLAQLVTQLAGRAGRAEKPGEMWLQTHDPSHPLLQDLLNNGYSHFARYALLERQQAMLPPHTYQALFRAQSTDARLANQLLIDIATQFSYSKHVQCIGPLPALMEKRQGKFRMQLVLMSNNRGALQHALAHAMPNIEQLPLATKVRWALDVDPQDFM
- a CDS encoding PA2778 family cysteine peptidase, coding for MLNGWRAGIIVSLLGILCACQSAPQTQQLLANEHNFADKYEIANVPFYSQQAFYCGPTTLAEVFNFYGADSTPQDIAPNLFVPALEGSLQLEMVSASRQQGLLAYAKRGSFQQLLGLIRDDIPVVVLQNVSISWLPMWHYAVVIGYDISAQEVILHTGETKRHRLNFTTFERTWARGDYWLLAAVPPDKISSQFTPLAYTQAAQDLLSTGQKQAGRTSLQTAISTWPDYWLSYFLLANDYLTVDLQQAVIWYQKGYEYAQDNVPYLNNYAYALARLGCVSQAKIMIDKALAYQPDDVNALDTQQQISTLTHDAAILSNKAATQCPLVRL